In the genome of Pongo pygmaeus isolate AG05252 chromosome 9, NHGRI_mPonPyg2-v2.0_pri, whole genome shotgun sequence, one region contains:
- the C9H11orf42 gene encoding uncharacterized protein C11orf42 homolog — protein MLVGTPNLLTLDEADATWTLIKDKVIEEHFGPNAVAVPFLSDAACYDLLGVLVKQSRPAHTRLALPGRQGRRALKPVGPLPSLLEQAGSEGAFAHCTREYSPNGRAEIAYEEMRMLDGQPCKIRLHMGGLRKKVAFLLLPPGQVSLQQTLPWLRSTHSVYVIYQVFSCSWLQLGLMSTAREPQLLRLLRSLPVAFSCLKFSLQSKGVLGPQKPLTKDPLPHGANWVRPNFSIMPPLAPTSAPADTTEAADVPPPVPAPPTPPPQEGPEGKPTRFSYKGRNPFRRGPQILSENWLFSPRSPPPGAQGGGPRDPDGHSMSLPLLQGLSSEFDSDN, from the exons GTCATCGAGGAGCACTTTGGGCCCAACGCAGTAGCAGTACCTTTCCTGTCAGATGCAGCCTGCTATGACCTACTGGGTGTGCTGGTAAAACAGTCCCGCCCAGCCCATACCCGCCTGGCTTTGCCAGGTCGGCAGGGCCGGAGGGCACTGAAACCAGTGGGGCCACTACCAAGCCTCCTGGAGCAGGCAGGATCTGAGGGTGCCTTCGCCCACTGCACTCGGGAATACTCACCAAATGGCCGAGCAGAGATAGCCTATGAAGAGATGCGAATGTTGGATGGACAGCCCTGCAAGATCCGCCTACATATGGGTGGCCTGCGCAAGAAGGTTGCCTTCCTGTTGCTGCCACCAGGGCAGGTGAGCCTACAGCAGACTCTTCCCTGGCTCCGAAGCACCCACAGCGTCTATGTCATCTACCAGGTCTTCTCTTGTTCCTGGCTGCAGCTGGGGCTGATGTCTACAGCCCGTGAGCCCCAGCTCCTCCGGCTACTTCGGTCATTACCTGTtgccttctcctgcctcaagttTTCACTGCAGTCTAAGGGCGTGCTGGGACCACAGAAGCCTCTGACTAAAGACCCATTGCCCCATGGGGCCAACTGGGTCAGACCTAACTTCAGCATCATGCCACCTCTGGCCCCCACATCAGCACCTGCTGATACAACTGAAGCTGCTGATGTGCCCCCACCTGTCCCAGCCCCACCTACGCCACCTCCCCAGGAAGGGCCAGAGGGCAAACCCACCAGATTCTCCTACAAGGGCCGAAACCCCTTCCGGAGGGGGCCCCAGATACTGTCAG AGAACTGGCTCTTCAGCCCCCGCAGCCCTCCACCAGGAGCCCAGGGTGGGGGCCCCAGGGACCCCGACGGGCACTCCATGTCCCTGCCCCTGCTGCAGGGTCTATCCTCGGAGTTCGACAGCGACAACTGA